TACAAAAAATTACTTTATAAATGTTCCTTTTATTTCTTCACCTATGGATACTGTTACAGAAAGTGAAATGGCTATAGCTTTAGCTAGGCAAGGTGGGCTTGGAATTCTTCATAGAAATTGTTCTATCCAAGAGCAGGTTGAAATGGCTGAAAAAGTAAAAAGAGCTGAAGCTACAATAATAAAAGATGTTTATACTGTTTCTCCAGAGGAGAGTATATCAACAGCTTTAAAAATAATGAAAGAAAAATCTATTTCAGGCTTACCGGTTGTTAAGGATGGTAAAGTTGTTGGAATATTAACTGGAAGAGATGTTAGATTTGCTGATCCATCTCTTAAAGTAAAGGATTTAATGACTAAGAACGTTATTACAGCGCCTTACGGAATAAGTGTTGAAGAAGCTAAAGAAATTCTTCATAAACATAGAATTGAAAAATTACCATTGGTGGATGAGAATGGAGAACTTAAGGGATTAATAACTGTAAAGGATATATTGCTTAGAGGGAGGTTTCCCAACGCTTCTAGAGATGAAGAGGGAAAGCTTCTTTGCGGTGCAGCAACTTCACCATTTGATTATGAAAGGGCTGAAAAATTAGATAAAATTGTTGATATAATTGTTATTGATGTGGCGCATTTCCATAATTCAAAAGTTTTTAGTGCAACAAAAAAAATTCTATCAAATGTATCTGCAGATGTTGTCGTTGGAAATATAGGAACATATAAGGCTGCTGAAGATGTTATAACGAAACTTGATAAAGTAGCAGGGTTAAGAGTTGGTATAGGCTCAGGCTCAATATGTACAACCACTGAAGTTACAAAAGCTGGGGCTCCAACACTATATGCAACAGCTCAAGTAGCTGAAGCTGTAAAGGATTATAATGCTAAAATACCCATTATAGCTGATGGAGGAATAAGAAGTGGAGGGGATGCTGCTTTAGCTTTAGCTTTGGGAGCTTCATCAGTAATGATTGGAAATCTATTTGCTAGGTGTAAAGAGTCGCCAGGAACATTAGTAGCTATAGGCGGAAGATATTATAAACAATATAGAGGAATGGGAAGCCCATCAGCTATGGCAAAACGTTTCTCTATAGATCGTTATAGCGGAGCTAAAGAGTTAGCTGAAGGCGTAGAAGGATGGGTTCCGTATAAAGGTGAAGTGGAAACTTTAGTCCAAGAGTTAAAAGTAAGCTTACAAGCAGCGATGGGTTATGCTGGAGCAAAAAATATTCCAGAGTTATGGGAAAAAGCTAAATTAGCTGCTTTAACAAGTTTGGGCGCTCAAGAAGCGAGTCCACATGATGTACTTTTACCAAAAAGCGCAGGTTTAGAATAAAAATTAATCGAAATAGTTTAACAATTAGTTGTTAAAAAATTTACTATCTATAAGTAAAC
This is a stretch of genomic DNA from Candidatus Bathyarchaeota archaeon. It encodes these proteins:
- the guaB gene encoding IMP dehydrogenase; translation: MPEFLNKLKSIELAITFRDVILLPGLAEVDPKEVDVKTKATKNYFINVPFISSPMDTVTESEMAIALARQGGLGILHRNCSIQEQVEMAEKVKRAEATIIKDVYTVSPEESISTALKIMKEKSISGLPVVKDGKVVGILTGRDVRFADPSLKVKDLMTKNVITAPYGISVEEAKEILHKHRIEKLPLVDENGELKGLITVKDILLRGRFPNASRDEEGKLLCGAATSPFDYERAEKLDKIVDIIVIDVAHFHNSKVFSATKKILSNVSADVVVGNIGTYKAAEDVITKLDKVAGLRVGIGSGSICTTTEVTKAGAPTLYATAQVAEAVKDYNAKIPIIADGGIRSGGDAALALALGASSVMIGNLFARCKESPGTLVAIGGRYYKQYRGMGSPSAMAKRFSIDRYSGAKELAEGVEGWVPYKGEVETLVQELKVSLQAAMGYAGAKNIPELWEKAKLAALTSLGAQEASPHDVLLPKSAGLE